The proteins below come from a single Piscinibacter gummiphilus genomic window:
- a CDS encoding FAD-binding oxidoreductase — MNAPLPSHVLPPMERRPVPAAMHEALKARFGERCSAALAVREQHGRDESPFDVAPPDLVVYCESTEDVAFVVQQADAHAVPVIPFGVGSSLEGHLLAVQGGVSIDLSRMQKIVSLEPDDLTVTVQPGVTRTQLNNEIRHSGLFFPIDPGADASLGGMTATRASGTNAVRYGTMRENVLGLTVVTPQGEVIRAGTRARKSSAGYDLTRLMVGSEGTLGVMTEITLRLYPLPEAVLAAVCTFPSVDAAVRTTIQIIQLGVPIARCELLDANTVRAVNLRDKLGLTEAPMLLMEFHGSEAGVAEQSATVQAIADELGGQGFEWATTPEARTRLWAARHHAYLSALQTKPGCRAVTTDTCVPISRLADCINESVAEVDASGLSYFLVGHVGDGNFHMGYLVDPNVPAERELAEQLNHQLVQRALKVGGTCTGEHGVGLHKMGFLVEETGEGAVSMMKTLKRALDPKNIMNPGKIFS; from the coding sequence GTGAACGCCCCGCTTCCTTCCCATGTGCTGCCCCCGATGGAGCGGCGTCCGGTGCCCGCGGCGATGCACGAGGCCCTGAAAGCGCGTTTCGGCGAGCGTTGTTCGGCGGCGCTCGCGGTGCGCGAGCAGCACGGCCGCGACGAGTCGCCGTTCGACGTGGCGCCGCCCGACCTCGTCGTCTATTGCGAGAGCACGGAAGACGTGGCCTTCGTCGTGCAGCAGGCCGATGCGCATGCGGTGCCGGTCATTCCGTTCGGCGTGGGCTCTTCGCTCGAAGGGCATCTGCTGGCGGTGCAAGGCGGGGTGAGCATCGACCTGTCGCGCATGCAGAAGATCGTGTCGCTCGAGCCCGACGACCTCACGGTCACCGTGCAGCCGGGCGTGACCCGCACTCAGCTCAACAACGAGATCCGCCACAGCGGCCTGTTCTTCCCCATCGACCCCGGCGCCGATGCGAGCCTCGGCGGCATGACCGCCACACGCGCCAGCGGCACCAACGCCGTGCGCTACGGCACGATGCGCGAGAACGTGCTGGGCCTGACCGTCGTCACGCCGCAGGGCGAGGTGATCCGCGCCGGCACGCGTGCGCGCAAGTCGAGCGCCGGCTACGACCTCACGCGGCTGATGGTGGGCAGCGAAGGCACGCTCGGGGTGATGACCGAGATCACGCTGCGCCTGTACCCGCTGCCCGAGGCGGTGCTGGCGGCGGTGTGCACCTTCCCGAGCGTGGACGCGGCCGTGCGCACCACGATCCAGATCATCCAGCTCGGCGTGCCCATCGCGCGCTGCGAGTTGCTCGATGCGAACACGGTGCGCGCCGTCAACCTGCGCGACAAGCTCGGCCTCACCGAAGCGCCGATGCTGCTGATGGAGTTCCACGGCAGCGAGGCCGGCGTCGCCGAGCAGTCGGCCACCGTGCAGGCGATTGCCGACGAGCTGGGTGGCCAGGGTTTCGAATGGGCCACGACGCCGGAGGCGCGCACACGGCTGTGGGCGGCGCGCCACCACGCCTACCTCTCGGCCTTGCAGACCAAGCCGGGTTGCCGCGCCGTCACCACCGACACCTGCGTGCCCATCTCGCGGCTGGCCGATTGCATCAACGAGAGCGTGGCCGAGGTCGACGCGAGCGGCCTGTCGTACTTCCTCGTCGGCCACGTGGGCGATGGCAACTTCCACATGGGTTACCTCGTCGACCCGAACGTGCCGGCGGAACGTGAGCTGGCCGAGCAGCTGAACCATCAGCTCGTGCAGCGTGCGCTGAAGGTGGGTGGCACCTGCACCGGCGAGCACGGCGTGGGCCTGCACAAGATGGGCTTCCTGGTCGAGGAAACGGGCGAGGGCGCTGTCTCGATGATGAAGACGCTGAAGCGCGCACTCGACCCGAAGAACATCATGAACCCTGGAAAGATCTTCAGTTAG
- a CDS encoding RDD family protein, translating to MAAEHQAVSLDTLYTAETPEGIALSLRPAGAAARALAYMVDLGVRFGLFMVVSIAAIPLGGMGQGLLLVSYFLLEWFYPVFFELTGSGATPGKRMFGLQVVMDSGLPVTPAAALTRNLLRAADFFPFLYASGLLTMLLRRDFKRMGDLAAGTLVVYADTVALHGQLPDAAATAPTRALAPREQAAIVAWAGRAKRLTPARLDELAQLARSVTPGQGGDATGRLLGVAQWLVGNRHDPRRTGERP from the coding sequence GTGGCTGCTGAGCACCAGGCCGTGTCACTCGACACGCTGTACACCGCCGAAACACCCGAGGGCATCGCGCTGTCGCTGCGCCCTGCCGGCGCCGCCGCCCGGGCGCTGGCCTACATGGTCGACCTGGGCGTGCGCTTCGGTCTCTTCATGGTGGTGTCGATCGCCGCCATCCCGCTCGGCGGCATGGGCCAGGGCTTGCTGCTCGTGAGCTACTTCCTGCTGGAGTGGTTCTACCCGGTGTTCTTCGAGCTCACCGGCTCGGGCGCGACGCCGGGCAAGCGCATGTTCGGCCTGCAGGTGGTGATGGACTCGGGCCTGCCCGTCACACCCGCCGCCGCCCTCACGCGCAACCTGCTGCGCGCGGCCGACTTCTTCCCCTTCCTCTACGCGAGCGGCTTGCTCACGATGCTGCTGCGGCGCGACTTCAAGCGCATGGGCGACCTCGCCGCCGGCACGCTGGTGGTCTACGCCGACACCGTGGCCCTGCACGGCCAACTGCCCGATGCCGCCGCCACCGCCCCGACCCGCGCCCTGGCCCCGCGCGAGCAGGCCGCCATCGTGGCCTGGGCCGGGCGCGCCAAGCGGCTGACCCCGGCCCGGCTCGACGAGCTGGCGCAACTCGCGCGCTCGGTCACACCCGGCCAGGGCGGCGACGCCACCGGCCGGCTGCTGGGCGTGGCGCAGTGGCTGGTCGGCAACCGCCACGACCCGCGCCGCACCGGAGAGCGCCCATGA
- a CDS encoding stage II sporulation protein M, whose amino-acid sequence MTPRLFEAQNGPLWDELEQALDRAEKRPRDKSQDKEKKAAKPAGKPKPLDGARLAELYRRACEHLALSQARAYPIHLTQRLESLTQRAHRLIYRRHDYGVARLRQLVLIDFPQAVRQQRWYLLAATLLFVVPAIAMGLACYFDPGFILHIASAEQAQEFDQMYSGSERALGRTRTASTDWQMFGYYVMHNIGIGFQCFAGGLFLGIGSVFFILFNGVFLGAVAGYLTGRGHVENFWSFVVTHGAFELTAIVLAGAAGLQLGHALLAPGRHTRLQALRRAASEAIVIVYGVIGMLVIAAAIEAFWSSARWVLPEVKYGVGGACWLFVFAYLGWQGRPARVSPSPARSVHAG is encoded by the coding sequence ATGACCCCCCGCCTCTTCGAAGCGCAGAACGGCCCGCTGTGGGACGAGCTCGAGCAAGCGCTCGACCGCGCCGAAAAGCGCCCTCGCGACAAGAGCCAGGACAAGGAGAAGAAGGCCGCCAAGCCCGCCGGCAAACCCAAGCCGCTCGACGGCGCGCGCCTGGCCGAGTTGTACCGCCGCGCGTGCGAGCACCTGGCGCTGTCGCAGGCGCGCGCCTACCCGATCCACCTCACGCAGCGGCTGGAGTCGCTCACGCAGCGCGCGCACCGCCTCATCTACCGCCGCCACGACTACGGCGTGGCGCGCCTGCGCCAGCTGGTGTTGATCGACTTCCCGCAGGCCGTGCGGCAGCAGCGCTGGTACCTGCTCGCCGCCACCCTGCTCTTCGTGGTGCCGGCGATCGCGATGGGGCTGGCCTGCTACTTCGACCCGGGTTTCATCCTGCACATCGCCAGCGCCGAGCAGGCGCAGGAGTTCGACCAGATGTACAGCGGCAGCGAGCGCGCCCTCGGCCGCACCCGCACCGCGTCGACCGACTGGCAGATGTTCGGCTACTACGTGATGCACAACATCGGCATCGGCTTCCAGTGTTTTGCGGGCGGACTCTTCCTCGGCATCGGCAGCGTGTTCTTCATCCTCTTCAACGGGGTCTTCCTCGGCGCGGTGGCCGGCTACCTCACCGGGCGCGGGCACGTCGAGAACTTCTGGTCCTTCGTCGTCACGCACGGCGCGTTCGAACTCACCGCCATCGTGCTCGCGGGGGCCGCCGGCCTGCAACTCGGCCACGCGCTGCTCGCACCCGGCCGCCACACGCGGCTGCAGGCGCTGCGCCGGGCGGCGTCGGAGGCCATCGTGATCGTCTACGGCGTGATCGGCATGCTGGTCATCGCGGCGGCGATCGAGGCCTTCTGGTCGTCGGCCCGCTGGGTGCTGCCCGAGGTGAAGTACGGCGTGGGTGGGGCGTGCTGGCTCTTCGTCTTCGCGTACCTCGGCTGGCAAGGCCGCCCGGCACGCGTGTCGCCGTCGCCCGCGAGGAGCGTGCATGCGGGTTGA
- a CDS encoding DUF4129 domain-containing protein — protein sequence MRSEAATLLVSLALLAGPAQAAAEAASAPAQPVTREQVNREVEALRQDPNLAGKRKEKTLRFKDRGDAKKKPPDAKNDGTWAWLRDFARWLTEAGRVAVWVVAAVLVALLLVGLRHWMRVRAGAVKGSTAGPLPSHVRDLDIRPESLPERIGEAAAALWQKGEHRAALSLLYRGALSRLVHQHQVPIRAASTEGECLALAARRLPPERSAYFGRLVQAWQVAVYGARLPEDASVIALCREFDEQLRRTGAPA from the coding sequence GTGCGTTCTGAGGCCGCTACCCTGCTCGTGAGCCTCGCGCTGCTGGCTGGCCCGGCGCAGGCCGCCGCCGAGGCCGCGTCCGCCCCGGCCCAGCCCGTCACCCGCGAGCAGGTGAACCGCGAGGTCGAGGCGCTGCGGCAAGACCCGAACCTCGCGGGCAAGCGCAAGGAAAAAACCCTGCGCTTCAAGGACCGCGGCGACGCGAAGAAGAAGCCACCCGACGCGAAGAACGACGGCACCTGGGCCTGGCTGCGTGACTTCGCCCGCTGGCTGACCGAAGCCGGCCGGGTGGCGGTGTGGGTGGTGGCGGCGGTGCTGGTGGCGCTCTTGCTGGTCGGCCTGCGGCACTGGATGCGGGTGCGCGCCGGGGCGGTGAAGGGCAGCACCGCCGGGCCCTTGCCCAGCCATGTGCGCGACCTCGACATCCGCCCCGAGAGCTTGCCCGAGCGCATCGGCGAGGCCGCGGCCGCGTTGTGGCAGAAGGGTGAACACCGCGCCGCGCTCTCGCTGCTGTACCGCGGCGCCTTGTCGCGGCTGGTGCACCAGCACCAGGTGCCGATCCGCGCCGCCAGCACCGAGGGCGAATGCCTGGCGCTGGCCGCACGCCGGCTCCCGCCGGAGCGCAGTGCGTATTTCGGCCGCCTGGTGCAGGCCTGGCAGGTTGCCGTCTATGGCGCGCGGCTGCCGGAGGACGCGAGCGTGATCGCGCTGTGCCGCGAGTTCGACGAGCAGCTGCGCCGCACGGGGGCGCCGGCATGA
- a CDS encoding DUF4350 domain-containing protein: MTENQRTWVLRGLMAAMLLGLVAWLASCTEWAEVEVPTPPRGEAARNRHYAAQELLRRVGATVAKPANLSQLPPAGATLLLTSWHWDIFPERAQRLRQWVEAGGHLVIFSDNLQQKQLKGWLPVKPLEPPRRKKRDEDAQDDADADAPDDDDDRDDSEEETAEPIQKAVLQRLKMPCHDTAEPASVAPHYPGSARHYKLCGFVYSGWKLEPAGPALWSIDGRDGPLLLRVAKGRGTVTVIKPMGLLDNERVLQSDNGLATVATLQARPGAVVWFVTEEARPSLLAWLWQEAAAVLLFAAAALVFALWRGARRFGPLAAIAAHSRRSMAEQISGTAQFLRKQGPDALLAAQIRALDAAARNHIRLYDTLDRGQRAAAIAKHTGQDAAALTSALDKSLARKRHDLPATLELLETARRLLVQKKTPVPRSSKKD, encoded by the coding sequence ATGACCGAGAACCAGCGCACCTGGGTTTTGCGTGGCCTGATGGCGGCCATGCTGCTGGGGCTCGTCGCCTGGCTGGCCTCGTGCACCGAGTGGGCCGAGGTCGAAGTGCCCACACCACCGCGCGGCGAGGCAGCGCGCAACCGCCACTACGCCGCGCAGGAGCTGCTGCGCCGTGTGGGCGCCACGGTGGCGAAGCCGGCGAACCTGTCGCAACTGCCGCCCGCAGGCGCCACGCTGCTGTTGACCTCGTGGCACTGGGACATCTTCCCCGAGCGTGCGCAGCGCCTGCGGCAGTGGGTGGAAGCGGGCGGGCACCTCGTGATCTTCAGCGACAACCTCCAGCAGAAACAGCTCAAGGGCTGGCTGCCGGTGAAGCCGCTGGAGCCGCCGCGGCGCAAGAAGCGGGACGAAGACGCACAAGACGATGCGGACGCTGACGCCCCGGACGACGACGATGACCGCGACGACAGCGAAGAAGAGACCGCCGAGCCGATCCAGAAGGCGGTGCTGCAGCGGCTCAAGATGCCCTGCCACGACACCGCGGAGCCGGCCTCCGTCGCACCCCACTACCCCGGCAGCGCACGCCACTACAAGCTCTGCGGCTTCGTCTACTCGGGCTGGAAGTTGGAGCCGGCGGGGCCGGCGCTGTGGTCCATCGACGGGCGCGACGGCCCGCTGCTGCTGCGCGTGGCCAAGGGCCGCGGCACGGTGACCGTCATCAAGCCGATGGGCCTGCTCGACAACGAACGGGTGCTGCAATCCGACAACGGCCTGGCCACCGTGGCCACGCTGCAGGCGCGGCCCGGCGCGGTGGTGTGGTTCGTCACCGAAGAAGCGCGCCCGTCGCTGCTGGCCTGGCTGTGGCAGGAGGCGGCCGCGGTGCTGCTCTTCGCCGCGGCAGCGCTCGTCTTCGCCCTCTGGCGTGGCGCCCGCCGCTTCGGCCCGCTGGCCGCCATCGCCGCCCACAGCCGCCGCTCGATGGCCGAGCAGATCTCGGGCACCGCGCAATTCCTGCGCAAGCAAGGGCCCGACGCGCTGCTCGCGGCGCAGATCCGTGCGCTCGATGCCGCCGCGCGCAACCACATCCGCCTCTACGACACGCTCGACCGCGGCCAGCGCGCCGCCGCCATTGCGAAGCACACCGGCCAGGACGCCGCCGCGCTCACCTCGGCGCTCGACAAGAGCCTCGCCCGCAAGCGCCACGACCTGCCCGCCACGCTCGAACTGCTCGAAACCGCACGCCGCCTGCTCGTGCAGAAGAAGACTCCCGTTCCACGCTCATCGAAGAAAGACTGA
- a CDS encoding MoxR family ATPase, protein MQLKPTDLERAAGLLNELRNEVGKAVVGQSQAVGQILVALVASGHVLIEGVPGLGKTLLVRSLAKAMSLQYARVQFTPDLMPSDITGHAVLDARGGDVNSANSLGTLRVHRGPVFTNLLLADEINRAPAKTQASLLEVMQEYQVTLEGQTHALPRPFMVLATQNPIDTEGTYPLPEAQLDRFLFKIDIGYPPHDEETAIVKRTTEQQTGDQFPLEGVAARVDERSVLTLQRMVSFIRADDKVIDYAVRLVRATRSWPGLATGAGPRAAIALVRAARATALMQSRDFVTPDDIKLHALPALRHRVLLAPDAQLEGRSVGELLEGVLDSVEAPRL, encoded by the coding sequence ATGCAACTCAAACCCACGGACCTCGAACGCGCCGCCGGCCTGCTCAACGAACTGCGCAACGAGGTGGGCAAGGCGGTGGTCGGGCAGTCGCAGGCGGTCGGGCAGATCCTGGTCGCACTGGTCGCCTCGGGCCACGTGCTGATCGAAGGCGTGCCCGGCCTGGGCAAGACGCTGCTGGTGCGCTCGCTGGCGAAGGCGATGTCGCTGCAGTACGCGCGGGTGCAGTTCACGCCCGACCTGATGCCGTCCGACATCACCGGCCATGCGGTGCTCGACGCACGCGGCGGGGATGTCAACTCGGCCAACTCGCTCGGCACGCTGCGCGTGCACCGCGGGCCGGTGTTCACCAACCTGCTGCTGGCCGACGAGATCAACCGCGCGCCGGCCAAGACGCAGGCCTCGCTGCTCGAGGTGATGCAGGAGTACCAGGTCACGCTCGAAGGGCAGACACATGCGCTGCCGCGGCCCTTCATGGTGCTCGCGACGCAGAACCCCATCGACACCGAAGGCACCTACCCGCTGCCCGAGGCGCAGCTCGACCGCTTCCTCTTCAAGATCGACATCGGCTACCCGCCGCACGACGAAGAGACCGCCATCGTCAAACGCACCACCGAGCAGCAGACGGGCGACCAGTTCCCGCTCGAAGGCGTGGCCGCGCGCGTCGACGAACGATCGGTGCTCACGCTGCAGCGCATGGTCTCGTTCATCCGCGCCGACGACAAGGTGATCGACTACGCGGTGCGCCTCGTGCGCGCCACGCGCAGCTGGCCCGGCCTGGCCACCGGCGCCGGCCCGCGCGCGGCCATCGCGCTGGTGCGCGCAGCGCGTGCCACGGCGCTGATGCAGAGCCGCGACTTCGTGACGCCCGACGACATCAAGCTGCACGCCCTGCCGGCCCTGCGCCACCGGGTGCTGCTGGCTCCGGACGCGCAGCTCGAAGGGCGCAGCGTGGGCGAGTTGCTGGAAGGTGTGCTCGACAGCGTCGAGGCGCCTCGGCTCTGA
- a CDS encoding DUF58 domain-containing protein, with the protein MLALIPSRASVLALAGAAIVGAAALLLGAPLAAVSLACGALALAAVLWVAADLALTLRAWRRTPLRTARALPDALALGVPRVLKLTLVNDSALRWKVAVFDEVDPQLSFDGLPQQVSLPAKKKLELQYSVTPQRRGPVHLGATQLRLRSRGGSFELLRTVGEAQRLHVYPNFAAVARYAWLAGDRRLASIGIKTYPKRGMGTDFKQLADYRPGDPIRHIDWKATMRHGKPIVREFQDERDQRVIFLLDCGRRMRADEGASLEHRSRDGSHFDQALNALMLLSYVALKEGDEVGAITFGHAPGQGRRFAPRKGSATLNALMARLYDVEPSATHSDYLAAAEELLKVQPKRALVIMLTNFRDEDAAELTPALKLLRSRHLVLVASLRERVLRKLATQPIVADQHAIEVATAHLFTQARGDAFARTTGHDALSVDVEPDALAVALVNRYHAVKRAGLL; encoded by the coding sequence ATGCTCGCCCTGATCCCCAGCCGCGCGTCGGTGCTGGCCCTGGCCGGCGCCGCGATCGTGGGCGCGGCGGCCTTGCTGCTCGGCGCCCCGCTCGCGGCGGTGAGCCTCGCCTGCGGCGCGCTCGCGCTGGCGGCGGTGCTGTGGGTCGCAGCCGACCTTGCGCTCACGCTGCGCGCCTGGCGGCGCACGCCATTGCGCACGGCGCGAGCGCTGCCCGACGCGCTCGCACTCGGCGTGCCGCGCGTGCTCAAGCTCACGCTGGTGAATGACAGCGCGCTGCGCTGGAAGGTGGCGGTGTTCGACGAAGTCGACCCGCAGCTGAGCTTCGATGGCCTGCCGCAGCAGGTGAGCCTGCCGGCGAAGAAAAAACTCGAGCTGCAGTACAGCGTGACACCGCAGCGGCGCGGCCCGGTGCACCTGGGCGCCACCCAGCTGCGGCTGCGCTCGCGCGGCGGCAGCTTCGAGCTGCTGCGCACCGTGGGCGAAGCGCAGCGCCTGCACGTCTACCCCAACTTCGCCGCCGTGGCGCGCTACGCCTGGCTGGCCGGCGACCGGCGCCTGGCGAGCATCGGCATCAAGACCTACCCCAAGCGCGGCATGGGGACGGACTTCAAGCAGCTGGCCGACTACCGCCCCGGCGACCCGATCCGCCACATCGACTGGAAAGCCACCATGAGGCACGGCAAGCCCATCGTGCGCGAGTTCCAGGACGAACGCGACCAGCGTGTGATCTTCCTGCTCGACTGCGGCCGGCGCATGCGTGCCGACGAAGGCGCGTCGCTTGAGCACCGCAGCCGCGACGGCAGCCACTTCGACCAGGCGCTCAACGCGCTGATGCTGCTGAGCTACGTGGCCCTGAAGGAAGGCGACGAGGTGGGCGCCATCACCTTCGGCCATGCGCCGGGCCAGGGCCGCCGCTTCGCGCCGCGCAAGGGCAGCGCCACGCTCAACGCGCTGATGGCACGCCTCTACGACGTAGAGCCGAGCGCCACCCACTCCGACTACCTCGCGGCAGCCGAAGAGCTGCTCAAGGTGCAGCCCAAGCGGGCCCTGGTCATCATGCTCACCAACTTCCGCGACGAAGACGCCGCCGAGCTGACGCCTGCGCTCAAGCTGCTGCGCAGCCGCCACCTCGTGCTGGTGGCCAGCCTGCGCGAGCGGGTGTTGCGCAAGCTGGCCACCCAGCCCATCGTGGCCGACCAGCACGCCATCGAGGTGGCCACCGCGCACCTCTTCACCCAGGCGCGCGGCGATGCGTTTGCGCGCACGACCGGGCACGATGCGCTGTCGGTCGACGTGGAGCCCGATGCGCTGGCGGTGGCGCTCGTCAACCGTTACCACGCGGTCAAACGCGCCGGGTTGCTGTAG
- a CDS encoding DUF805 domain-containing protein, with the protein MSAVNPFNPPLAEVADVAPATTGYSTPKAWSASGRLGRLRYLAYISVATLVLYAALGVMGLLIATGSMVAGVVLAVVAYVAYIVLTVLLLIQRSHDMDWSGWSVLLAFIPLAALIWLFKAGSPGANRFGNPPPPNPTSVKVLGLGFPVIGIVVGILAAIAMPAYQDYTERAKAAQQQMQQQAAPAGQQQ; encoded by the coding sequence ATGTCAGCCGTCAACCCATTCAACCCGCCGCTCGCCGAGGTCGCCGACGTCGCCCCGGCCACCACCGGGTATTCCACCCCCAAGGCCTGGTCGGCCAGCGGCCGCCTGGGGCGGTTGCGCTACCTCGCCTACATCAGCGTGGCGACCCTGGTGCTCTACGCCGCGCTCGGCGTGATGGGCCTCCTGATCGCCACCGGCTCGATGGTCGCGGGGGTCGTGCTCGCCGTGGTGGCCTACGTCGCCTACATCGTGCTGACCGTGCTGCTGCTCATCCAGCGCTCGCACGACATGGACTGGAGCGGCTGGAGCGTGCTGCTGGCGTTCATTCCGCTGGCGGCGCTGATCTGGCTCTTCAAGGCCGGCAGCCCCGGCGCCAACCGCTTCGGCAACCCGCCGCCGCCCAACCCGACGAGCGTGAAGGTGCTGGGCCTCGGTTTCCCGGTGATCGGCATCGTGGTCGGCATCCTCGCGGCCATCGCCATGCCGGCTTACCAGGACTACACCGAGCGCGCGAAGGCCGCCCAGCAGCAGATGCAGCAACAGGCCGCACCGGCCGGCCAGCAGCAGTAA
- a CDS encoding cob(I)yrinic acid a,c-diamide adenosyltransferase has translation MANRLSQIATRTGDDGTTGLGDGTRVPKSHGRIAALGDVDELNSHIGVLLAEPLPDDVRELLVVIQHELFNLGGEMSIPGYELLKAEAVLRLDEALAHYNATLPRLKEFILPAGTRSAAIAHVCRTVARRAERSVVTLAASETVRPEPRQYLNRLSDLLFVLARVLNRANLDGLGGDDVYWKSERLARDSE, from the coding sequence ATGGCCAACCGCCTCTCGCAGATCGCCACCCGCACCGGCGACGACGGCACCACCGGCCTCGGCGACGGCACGCGGGTGCCCAAGAGCCACGGGCGCATCGCCGCACTCGGCGACGTCGACGAGCTCAACTCGCACATCGGCGTGCTGCTGGCGGAGCCGCTGCCCGACGACGTGCGCGAGCTGCTGGTGGTGATTCAGCACGAGCTCTTCAACCTGGGCGGCGAGATGTCGATCCCAGGCTACGAGCTTTTGAAAGCCGAGGCGGTGCTGCGGCTCGACGAGGCGCTGGCGCACTACAACGCGACGCTGCCGCGCCTGAAGGAGTTCATCCTCCCGGCCGGCACGCGCAGCGCGGCCATCGCGCATGTGTGCCGCACGGTGGCGCGGCGCGCCGAGCGCTCGGTGGTCACGTTGGCGGCGAGCGAGACGGTGCGCCCCGAGCCGCGCCAGTACCTCAATCGTTTGAGCGACCTGCTCTTCGTGCTCGCCCGTGTGCTCAACCGCGCCAACCTCGATGGGTTGGGCGGGGACGACGTCTACTGGAAGAGCGAGCGCTTGGCTCGCGATTCCGAGTAG
- a CDS encoding 3-deoxy-7-phosphoheptulonate synthase — translation MNAKSSSAAEGWYAPVDKTGQTDDERIKDVMPLPPPEHLVRFFPIRGTAAESLIAETRQRVRNIMSGQDDRLLVIIGPCSIHDPAAAVDYARRLKEQREKYADTLEVVMRVYFEKPRTTVGWKGLINDPYLDESYRIDEGLRIARQLLTEINRLGVPAGSEFLDVISPQYIGDLISWGAIGARTTESQVHRELASGISAPIGFKNGTDGNIRIATDAIQAAARPHHFLSVHKNGQVAIVETKGNKDCHVILRGGKAPNYDAASVEAACKDLEAAKLPGTLMVDCSHANSSKQHERQIDVAKDIASQIAHGSRRIFGVMVESHLKAGAQKFSAGKDDPSKLAYGQSITDACIGWDDSLEVLNVLSSAVKARRG, via the coding sequence ATGAACGCCAAGTCCAGCAGCGCCGCGGAGGGTTGGTATGCGCCCGTCGACAAGACCGGCCAGACCGACGATGAAAGGATCAAGGACGTGATGCCCCTTCCGCCCCCCGAGCACCTGGTGCGCTTCTTCCCCATCCGTGGCACGGCCGCCGAATCGCTGATCGCCGAGACGCGCCAGCGCGTGCGCAACATCATGTCGGGCCAGGACGACCGCCTGCTCGTCATCATCGGCCCCTGCTCCATCCACGACCCGGCCGCCGCCGTCGACTACGCCCGCCGCCTGAAGGAGCAGCGTGAGAAGTACGCCGACACGCTGGAAGTCGTGATGCGCGTCTACTTCGAGAAGCCGCGCACCACTGTTGGCTGGAAGGGCTTGATCAACGACCCGTACCTCGACGAGAGCTACCGCATCGATGAAGGCCTGCGCATCGCGCGCCAGTTGCTGACCGAGATCAACCGCCTGGGCGTGCCGGCTGGCAGCGAGTTCCTCGACGTGATCTCGCCGCAGTACATCGGCGACCTCATCAGCTGGGGCGCCATCGGCGCCCGCACCACCGAGAGCCAGGTGCACCGCGAGCTGGCCTCGGGCATCTCGGCGCCCATCGGCTTCAAGAACGGCACCGACGGCAACATCCGCATCGCAACAGACGCCATCCAGGCCGCCGCCCGCCCGCACCACTTCCTGTCGGTGCACAAGAACGGACAGGTCGCCATCGTCGAGACCAAGGGCAACAAGGACTGCCACGTGATCCTGCGTGGCGGCAAGGCGCCCAACTACGACGCGGCGAGCGTCGAGGCCGCCTGCAAGGACCTCGAAGCGGCCAAGCTGCCCGGCACGCTGATGGTCGACTGCTCGCACGCCAACAGCAGCAAGCAGCACGAGCGCCAGATCGACGTGGCGAAAGACATCGCCTCGCAGATCGCGCACGGCTCACGCCGCATCTTCGGCGTGATGGTCGAGAGCCACCTCAAGGCCGGCGCGCAGAAGTTCAGCGCGGGCAAGGACGATCCGTCCAAGCTCGCCTACGGCCAGAGCATCACCGATGCATGCATCGGCTGGGACGATTCGCTCGAAGTGCTGAACGTGCTCAGCAGCGCGGTGAAAGCGCGCCGGGGCTGA